The proteins below come from a single Frondihabitans peucedani genomic window:
- a CDS encoding SDR family NAD(P)-dependent oxidoreductase, with the protein MINQQISLDTPFTAASTASDVLAGLDLTGKEVIVTGGHSRLGREVTRTLAAAGATVTVASRDTARAAEAVAGIDGVRVEQLDLTDPVSVDAFASRWNESGRPLHILVNSAAVLFDPELRLDARGIELAFSTSHLGHFQLTRALLPALRAAHGARVVTVTSGAARIGEIRWDDLSFSTGYNPVAGYAQSKHANTLFTVELDRRFAADNIRAFAVHPGVVMGPGPHAPARLDSLRAQGLVDDNGETIINPEVGKKTIEQGAATVVFGAASPLLDGVGGVYLKDSDVAPIDDEVRPMTANSIPADANSAMLDGDDASRLWHLSEQLLG; encoded by the coding sequence ATGATCAATCAGCAGATTTCCTTGGACACTCCCTTCACCGCTGCCTCGACTGCGTCCGATGTTCTTGCCGGACTCGACCTCACCGGCAAGGAGGTCATCGTCACCGGCGGTCACAGCCGCCTCGGTCGGGAGGTGACCCGCACCCTCGCCGCGGCCGGGGCCACCGTCACGGTCGCGTCACGAGATACAGCCCGCGCGGCCGAAGCCGTCGCGGGCATTGACGGCGTCCGCGTCGAGCAGCTGGACTTGACCGACCCCGTATCCGTCGACGCCTTCGCCTCGCGGTGGAATGAGTCGGGACGTCCGCTTCACATTCTCGTGAACAGCGCCGCAGTCCTGTTCGATCCGGAACTCCGACTCGATGCGCGGGGCATTGAACTTGCTTTCTCCACCTCTCACCTTGGACACTTCCAGCTGACGCGCGCACTTCTGCCGGCTCTCCGCGCGGCGCACGGAGCCCGCGTCGTCACGGTCACGTCCGGTGCGGCGCGCATCGGCGAGATCCGGTGGGACGACCTCAGCTTCAGCACCGGGTACAACCCGGTTGCCGGCTACGCTCAGTCGAAGCACGCCAACACTCTCTTCACCGTCGAGCTCGACCGCCGTTTCGCCGCAGACAACATCCGTGCCTTCGCAGTCCACCCCGGTGTTGTGATGGGCCCCGGCCCTCACGCCCCCGCCCGACTCGACTCACTGCGGGCACAGGGTCTCGTCGACGACAACGGCGAGACCATCATCAACCCCGAGGTAGGCAAGAAGACCATCGAGCAGGGAGCTGCCACGGTCGTCTTCGGTGCAGCAAGCCCACTGCTCGACGGCGTCGGCGGTGTGTACCTGAAAGACAGCGACGTCGCACCGATCGACGACGAAGTCCGACCAATGACGGCCAACAGCATCCCGGCCGACGCAAACTCGGCAATGCTCGACGGGGACGACGCATCCCGCCTCTGGCACCTGAGCGAACAACTCCTCGGCTAG